A stretch of Comamonadaceae bacterium M7527 DNA encodes these proteins:
- a CDS encoding 5-oxoprolinase subunit PxpA, with translation MAQQLINLNADLGESYGAWRMGDDAALLQIVRSANIACGFHAGDPLHMANTVAHAVKNDVSIGAHPSFADLQGFGRRPMTLGNAELSAVVTYQVGALQAFAKAAGKTLSHVKPHGAMNNMACADLNMATVIVSAVQQIDPNSLCWHPRVRPCCKPPSCNRPDTPLRCLQIEAIKTTANSRPGQWGTPWCMASKRRLHTFFACWRRAALWPIAANAYPQPYTVFVCTAITLRPWRAPLL, from the coding sequence GTGGCCCAACAACTGATCAACCTCAACGCCGACCTGGGCGAGAGCTATGGCGCGTGGCGCATGGGTGATGACGCCGCATTGCTGCAAATAGTGCGCAGCGCCAATATTGCCTGCGGCTTTCATGCGGGTGACCCGCTGCATATGGCCAACACCGTGGCGCATGCTGTGAAAAACGACGTCAGTATTGGCGCGCACCCTTCGTTTGCCGATTTGCAAGGGTTTGGGCGACGGCCCATGACGCTTGGCAATGCGGAGTTGAGTGCCGTTGTGACCTATCAAGTGGGTGCTTTGCAGGCATTTGCCAAAGCAGCTGGCAAGACGCTAAGCCATGTCAAGCCACATGGCGCCATGAACAACATGGCTTGCGCCGACCTCAATATGGCCACAGTGATCGTGTCGGCGGTGCAACAAATAGACCCCAACTCATTGTGCTGGCACCCGCGTGTTCGGCCCTGCTGCAAGCCGCCCAGTTGCAACAGGCCAGACACGCCATTGAGGTGTTTGCAGATAGAAGCTATCAAGACGACGGCCAACTCACGCCCAGGGCAATGGGGCACGCCATGGTGCATGGCGAGCAAGAGACGGTTGCACACGTTCTTCGCATGTTGGAGGCGGGCGGCATTGTGGCCCATAGCGGCAAATGCCTACCCACAGCCATACACAGTATTTGTGTGCACGGCGATAACCCTCAGGCCGTGGCGAGCGCCGCTGCTGTAG